From Pseudomonas sp. G2-4:
GGCGGCGTCCGCCGCTGTTGAGGCGACCCCAACCCCGCAGGAACCGGAACAGACTGAACAAGTCTTGACCGAGACCTGGAGCTATCAGTTGCCTGCCGATGAGTAATACTCCCGTACAGCCAGAGTCTCTTCGCGAGTATCTGGCACATTTGCCAATGACCGACGAGCAGCGTGCCGAGTTGGCCGGCTGCACGTCTTTCAGCGACTTGCACCAACGCCTGTCGTCTTCGACCTTCGACGCACCCACCGAGGCGGCGCAAGCCTCGGTGGGCCGTCGCCTGACCCTGAACACCGCTGAGGAGCTTCAGGAAGCCGAGATGCTGGCGGTCGATGCCAGCGGTCGTGTGTGCCTGAAGGCGACACCGCCGATTCGTCGGACCAGGGTCGTGCCCGAGCCGTGGCGTACCAATATCCTGGTACGCGGCTGGCGGCGATTGACGGGACGCACCAACCCGCCGAAGCCTCCCAAGGATGAGCGTGTGCTGCCGCATGCGCGGTGGCGTACCGTGGGGTCGACCCGCCGCTACATCCTGCTGATATTGATGCTCGGCCAGACCATCGTCGCCGGTTGGTACATGAAAGGCATCATGCCGTACCAGGGCTGGTCGTTCGTGGACCTGGAAGAGGTCCTGCACCAACCGCTGCTGCAGACCGCTACGCAAGTGCTGCCGTATGCGCTGCAAACCAGCATCCTGATTCTGTTCGGGATCCTGTTCTGCTGGGTATCGGCGGGTTTCTGGACGGCGTTGATGGGCTTTCTTGAATTGCTCACCGGCCACGACAAATACCGGATCTCTGGTGCCAGTGCAGGCAACGAGCCGATCCCCAAGGACGCTCGTACCGCCCTGGTGATGCCGATTTGTAACGAAGACGTGCCGCGGGTGTTTGCCGGTTTGCGCGCGACTTTCGAGTCGGTGGCCGCCACCGGTGACCTGGATCGTTTCGACTTCTTCGTGCTCAGCGACAGTAACGAAACCGATATTTGCGTGGCCGAGCAGCAGGCCTGGCTGGATGTCTGCCGTGAAGCCGGGGGCTTCGGCAAGATCTTCTACCGCCGCCGGCGCCGTCGTGTGAAGCGCAAGAGCGGCAACCTCGACGACTTCTGCCGTCGTTGGGGCAGCGAATACAAGTACATGGTCGTGCTCGACGCCGACAGCGTGATGAGCGGTACGTGCCTGACCAGCCTGGTGCGCCTGATGGAGGCCACGCCGGACGCTGGCATCATCCAGACCGCACCGCGTGCTTCGGGCATGGACACGCTGTATGCACGCATGCAGCAGTTCGCCACCCGGGTGTACGGTCCGTTGTTCACCGCCGGCCTGCACTTCTGGCAGTTGGGGGAATCCCACTACTGGGGCCACAACGCGATCATCCGCATGAAGCCATTCATCGAGCACTGCGCCTTGGCGCCGTTGCCCGGTAAAGGCGCGTTCGCCGGGGCCATCCTGTCCCACGATTTCGTCGAAGCCGCGCTGATGCGTCGTGCCGGCTGGGGTGTGTGGATTGCCTATGACCTGCCGGGCAGCTATGAAGAACTGCCACCGAACCTGCTGGACGAACTCAAGCGTGACCGTCGCTGGTGCCACGGCAACCTGATGAACTTCCGGCTGTTCCTGGTCAAGGGCATGCACCCGGTGCACCGCGCGGTGTTCCTGACCGGCGTGATGTCCTACCTGTCGGCACCCCTGTGGTTCTTCTTCCTGGTGCTGTCCACTGCGCTGCTGGCGGTGAATACGCTGATGGAACCGCAGTACTTCCTCGAGCCGCGTCAGCTCTATCCGTTGTGGCCACAATGGCATCCGGAAAAAGCCATCGCCCTGTTCTCGACCACCATTGTGCTGCTGTTCCTGCCCAAGCTGTTGAGCATCGTGTTGATCTGGGCCAAGGGCGCGAAGGAGTTCGGCGGCAAGTTCAAGGTCACGCTGTCGATGCTGCTGGAGATGCTGTTCTCCATGCTGCTGGCGCCGGTGCGGATGATTTTCCACACCCGTTTCGTACTCGCCGCATTCCTGGGCTGGGCTGCGACCTGGAACTCCCCGAAGCGTGACGACGACTCCACACCTTGGAGCGAAGCGGTCAAGCGCCACGGACCGCAGACCTTGCTGGGCTTCTCCTGGGCCCTGCTGGTGATCTGGCTGAACCCAAGCTTCCTGTGGTGGCTGGTGCCGATCGTCGGCTCGTTGATGCTGTCGATCCCGGTGTCGGTGATTTCCAGCCGCGTGGGCCTGGGCTTGAAGTCCCGTGATGAAAGCCTGTTCCTGATCCCTGAGGAATACGCACCGCCACAGGAACTGGTGTCGACGGACCAGTACACCCATGAAAACCGTTGGCACGCGTTGAACGACGGCTTCATCCGGGCAGTGGTCGATCCACAACAGAACGCGTTGGCGTATGCCCTGGCCACCTCGCGTCACGGCCAGGCCGAGCCGATTGAATGGCTGCGGGTCGAGCGTGTTCGTCATGCGCTGAAGGTTGGTCCGGCCGGGTTGAACAACGGCGAGCGCCTGGCGCTGCTGAGCGACCCGGTGGCGCTGTCCCGCCTGCATGAGCAGGTCTGGAGCGAGGCTCATCCCGAGTGGTTGGCGGCGTGGCGCGAGTCGGTCAAGGCCGATCCTCATGCACCGCTGCTACCGCTTCAGCCGTTGAGCGCACAGCCTCAACTGGCCTGATGCTCAAAAAGCCCCGCTTCCGAAAGGAGGCGGGGCTTTTTGTTGGGCGTTGTTTCAGTATGTGAACACGACCTGTGGCGAGGGAGCTTGCTTCCGCTCGGCCGCGCAGCGGACGCCAAAAAGCGAGGGCGGCTGCGCCACCCAGCGGGAGCAAGCTCCCTCGCCACATGTGTAGTGCGGTCAGGGTTGTGTGGTGACTTTGTCCAGTGCGCGATTTGCCAGCAATCCACCCAGCTCGATCAGTTGCTGGATGCCAAGGGCTACATGGCGTCGTGAGCCTTCCAGGTCGAATGCCAGGTCGTTGACCATGGCATCGGCTGAGGCCAGGGTTTCGCTGAGGTTGGCCAGCAGGCTTTCGGTGTCGATGCCGTCGACGACGGTGAAGAGTTGGCCCGGCCGTTCGTCTTCGGGTTTGGTCTGTTTGGGTTTCAGGTAGAGGTCGAGTGCGCGGTCGGTGGCTTCTTGGAGTTTCTTGGGGTCGGTTTCGGGTTCTGGTGGGTTGGGTGTGACCTTGTACATGCTTGACGCTCCTTGATTGATGGAGCCGCCAGACATCGCTGCTAAACGAAAGGGGGTGGCGGCTGTGCGCGGGTTAGCAGACCAGGAATCAAGGAACCCGGTGCACCGAAGTGCCCCACGCACAGCCGCCATAAAGCGGACCTGCGTGCCTTGATATTGTGCCGAGCTGCTAAACCCGATCGCTGAACTGACAGCGACCTGCAAACATTAGAGCGCAGGGCCAAGGCGTACAAGCCGGCGGATTCTGGCGTAGTTGTAGGCAATGGTGCAAGGTGGTTAGCCCTGTGCTGAAGGGCGGATTTTTGTGTGTATATCCGTTATTTAGGTAATGGCTACTTATGGTTCCGCTCTTACAGCGGGTCACTTTCGAAAAGCGCGAAAGTAACCAAAGCGCTTTTGCCCCACCACTCGGTGCCTCGCCTAGGCTCGGCATGCCCTCACTCCGGCATTGCTCCGTGGGTCCGCCGCGAAGGACCATCCATGGTCCAGCGCGGCTACCTCGGCATCCATGCCGAGGTGCCCAGTGCGCAACGCCTGCGTTCGGCCAGCGTGGTTAATGGGGCGCCCGAGATCAACGTCCGTCGCGAGGCGGCCTTATAGCCGACCTGGCTTTGGGTGAGACCGCGTTTCCCCTGTGGGAGCGAGCCTGCTCGCGAAGGGGCCAGTACATACGACATCCTAGTTGGCTGCGGTCGCACCCTCACAGCCTCAGTCTGTTCGCGATAGCGGTGGTTCAGTGACATAGCGGTTGGATTGACTGCCGTCATCGCGAGCAAGCTCGCTCCCACATTTCGACCTTCAACAGCCACAGAATTTACATCCGCCACACATCCCTTGTGTGCGAGCTTGCTCGCGATGAGGCCAGCAAATCCCATATCTTCGTCGACGCTGACATTGCCTTCGCGAGCAGGCTCGCTCCCACAATTGGATCGGAGTACGACAAAAGAGACAGGTCGGCTATCAGGCCGCCTCGCGACGGACGTTGATCTCGGGCGCCCTATTAACCACGATGGCCGAACGCAGGCATTGCGCAGTGGGCACCTCGGCATGGATGCCGAGGTAGCCGCGCTGGACCATGGATGGTCCTTCGCGGCGGACCCACGGAGCAATGCCGGAGTGAGGGCATGCCGAGCCTAGGCGAGGCACCAAGTGGTGGGGCTAAAGCGTTTTGCTTACTTTTGCGCTTCTCAAAAGTAAGACGCCGTAAGGGCGGAACCGCCAGCAGCCGTTACCCAAAAAACGGATATACACCCAAGACCCAAGACCCAAGACCCAAGTCAAACGCATCAAACCCTAAACCGCCCCACCAACGTCTGCAAATGAACCCCCAACCGCGCCAGCTCAGCACTGGACGCAGCAGTTTCCTCACTGGACGACGCCGTCTGCTCCGACACATCACGCACATTCAGCACGCTACGATTGATCTCCTCAGCCACAGCACTCTGCTGCTCGGCCGCTGCGGCGATCTGCTGGTTCATCGACTGAATGGCCGAAACCGTGCGAGTGATGTTTTCCAGTGAACCACCCGCGCGGCGGGTCAGTTCGACACTGTTGTCAGTCAGGCTGCGGCTGTTATCCATAATGGTCGCCACCTGCTCGGTGCCCGACTGCAGGCCGACAATCAGTTGCTCGATTTCTTCGGTAGACTTCTGGGTGCGCTGGGCCAGGCTGCGGACCTCGTCGGCCACCACCGCGAAACCACGTCCGGCTTCGCCCGCACGGGCCGCCTCGATGGCCGCGTTAAGGGCCAGCAGGTTGGTTTGCTGGGCCACGGACTTGATCACGTCCAGCACGCTGCCAATCTTGTCGCTTTCGCGCTTCAGGTCGCCCATCGCTGCGGTGGAGTTACCCACCTCCAGGGCCAGGCGTTCGATTTGGGCGATGGCTTCGCCGACCACTTTTTCGCCTTCGCGAGCCTGCTGGTCAGCCGCGACGGCCGCTTCGGAAGCTTCCTCGGCATTGCGCGCCACTTCTTGCACCGTGGCGGTCATTTCGTGCATGGCGGTGGCGACCTGGTCGGTCTCCACTTTCTGGCTGTTGACCCCGGCGCTGGTCTGCTCGGTGACGGCCGAGAGCTGTTCGGCGGCGCTGGCGATTTGTGTGACGCCTTCGCTGATGCCGCCAATCAATTGCCGCAGACCCACGGTCATGCTCTGCATGGAGCGCTGCAGCTGGCCCAGTTCGTCACGTCGCTCGGAGGTGAGGTTGTGGGTCAGGTCGCCTGCGGCAATCCGCTCGGCGACTTTGAGGGTCTGATCCAGCGGGCCGACGATCTGACGGGTGATGACCAGCGCTGCGATCACGCCGAACAACATGGCCAGCACGGCGGCGGACACCAGAATAGTTTTGGCCTGGGCGGCGTCATGGTCGCGCACGGCCGTCTGGGACACGGTCAGGCTTTTGCTGGACTCAAGCAGCACCTCGCCTTGCTCTGTCATGCGCTTGAGCGCAGCGGCAGTATCAAGCTGGGAGTCTCGGAACTGGCTGACCGCTGCACGGTAGGCGTTCATCGAGTCGCTGGCCTGCTGCAGGGGGGTGGCATGCTCCTCAGGCAACTGTGCCGGCAGGCGTGCGAGGAGTTTGAGGACGTCGGTGATGGCGTCAAGGGCCGGTTGCTGGGCTTCGCTCTTGCCGCTGTAGGTGTAGCCGCGAACTTGGTAACGGGCTTGCTGGATCGCTTTGCTCAGGGACACCACGTTGTTGAATTGGGCGATGTCTCCACTTTGCAGCATCGCCTTTTCAACTTCAGTGACACGGGCCACGGCGTTGTCGGCACTGGCGCCGAGTTTGCTGCGGGCATCTTCGCGGCTGACGGTGGCGCTGGCCATCTCGGCGAAGGCGCTTTTGTATTCGGCCACTGCGGCCAGCTGTTTGTCGATCAGGGCCACATCGTCCGGCTGCTCGATCATCTGGCGGGCGCTCGTCAGTCCGGCCTCGAGCTTGCCAAGCAGATCGTTGACTTCCTGTGGACCGTTCTCGCCTCGGGCGTTGTAGTAGTCCAAACGCGCCAGACGCAGGTCCTTACTCAATTCGTTCAGGCTGGAAATGTAGCCCAGCTTGTCGCCGCGGCTGATCACATTGCCCAGGCCGCTCCAGCCGGTGAAAGCGATCATCAGGGTTAGAAACAGCACCAGACCGAAGCCGAAACCAAGCTTGCGATTGACGCCTACGTGACCTAGCCATCGGAACATGCCGTTACTCCCCGCAGCGTTGAATTTATATGCTGAGAGCTATATCGGCCGGTTGGAAGGGATCTGTAGAGAATAGGTGTCAGGTGCTTCTCGTAGGGGGGAGCGCTTGCTTGTGCTTGGCTGCGAAGCCGTTGTCAGTTCGAGCCCGGCGGGGGGCGCTTCGCGCCCAAGCGGGAGCAAGCTCCCCCGCCACAGGGTTTATGCCTCTAGACCTTGAAGCGACCTACCAGCGTTTGCAAATGAACCCCCAGTCGCGCCAGCTCTGCGCTGGAGGCGGCGGTTTCTTCGCTGGAAGCGGCGGTTTGTTCGGACACATCGCGAACATTCACGACGCTGCGGTTGATCTCTTCGGCCACGGCGCTCTGCTGCTCGGCCGCAGCGGCGATCTGCTGGTTCATCGACTGGATTGCCGAGACGGTGCGGGTGATGTTTTCCAGTGAGCCGCCGGCACGGCGGGTCAGTTCGACGCTGCTGTCGGTCAGACTGCGGCTGTTGTCCAGGGTGGTCGCAACCTGTTCGGTGCCCGATTGCAGGCCGAGGATCAGTTGCTCGATCTCTTCAGTGGATTTCTGGGTGCGCTGGGCCAGGCTGCGGACCTCGTCGGCCACCACCGCAAAACCACGCCCTGCTTCACCGGCCCGGGCCGCCTCGATGGCCGCGTTAAGGGCCAGCAGGTTGGTTTGCTGGGCCACGGACTTGATCACATCCAGCACACTGCCGATCTTGTCGCTCTCGCGCTTGAGATGGCCCATCGCTTCGGTGGAATTGCTCACTTCCTTGGACAGGCGTTCGATCTGGGCGATGGCTTCGCCCACCACTTTTTCGCCTTCGCGAGCCTGCTGGTCAGCGGCGACCGCGGCTTCGGAGGCTTCCTCGGCGTTACGCGCTACTTCCTGCACCGTGGCGGTCATTTCGTGCATGGCGGTGGCAACCTGATCGGTTTCCACTTTCTGGCTGTTGACCCCGGCACTGGTCTGTTCGGTAACGGCCGAGAGCTGCTCGGCGGCGCTGGCGATTTGCGTGACGCCTTCGCCGATACCGCCGATCAATTGGCGCAGGCCCACGGTCATGCTCTGCATGGCACGTTGCAGTTGGCCCAGTTCGTCGCGGCGCTCGGAACTGAGATTGTGGGTCAAGTCGCCTGCTGCCACGCGTTCGGCGACCTTGAGAGTCTGCTCCAGCGGGATGACGATCTGTCGGGTGATCGCCATGGCTGCAATGACCCCGAACAGCAGGGCCAGCGCGGCGGCCGAGATCAGGAAAATGTCGGCTTGGACTGCATCATGGTCGCGCACGGCCGTTTGGGACAGGGTGAGGTTTCTGCTGCCCTCGCGTAGCACAACCCCCAGGTCGGACATGCGCTTGATGGCGGCAGCGCTGGCGGTCTGGGCGTCATGGAACTGGCTGATCGCGGCACGATAGCTCTTGAACGATTCGTTGGCCTGTTGCAGGTCGGCGGCGTGCTCATCGGGCAGTTGGGCCGGCAGGCTGCCGAGGGCTTTCAACGCGTTATCGATGGCATCCAGGGCTGGTTGCTCGGCCTCGGCCTTGCCACTGTAGGTATAGCCGCGAACCTGATAGCGGGCTTGCTGGATTGCTTTACTCAGGTTTACCACACTGTCGAACTGAGCAACGTTGTCGCTTTGCCGAATCGCATTTTCAACGTTGGCGACGCGGGCCACGGCGTTATCGGCGTTGGCGCCCAATTTGCTGCGCGCATCCTCACGACTGGCGGTGGCGCGGATCAATTCAGCGACGGCAACTCTGTACTCAGCGACCGCCGCCAGTTGCTTGTCGATGATCGCCACGTCGGCCGGTTGCTCGATCGATTGGCGGGCGGTCTGTAGCCCAGGCTCCAATTTGCCGAGGAGATCGTTGATGTCACCTGGGCCTTTTTCGCCGCGGGTCGCGTCATAATCCATGCGTGCCGAGCGCAGGTCTTTGGTCAGGTCGTTCAGGCTAGCGATGACCCCCAGCGTGTCGCCGCGTGCAATTACATTGCTCAGGCCGGTCCATCCGGTGAAGGCGATCATCAAGGTTAGGAACAGCACTAGACCGAAGCCGAAGCCGAGTTTGCGATTAACGCCTACGTTATCTAGCCATCGGAACATGCTGATACTCCCTTGAAGGGCGGAATTGCTTTGTATAAAGCACTATCGGCCCATAGAGGGAGAGCAGGAGAAATGAGTTAGATGCGTTTGGAATACCGTAGCAAACCAAAGGGATCAGAACAGTCGTGCGAGCAGCGCTGTAACCGCGGTCTCGACCCGCAGGATCCGCTCACCCAGTTGTACCGGTTGCAGGCCGGCCTTGCCCAGCAGGTCGATCTCGTAGGGAATCCAACCGCCTTCGGGCCCGATGGCCAAGGTCACCGGTTCTGTTAGCGCTCGCGGGCAGGGCGGGTGCTTGCCAGGGTGGCCGACCAGTCCGAGGGTGCCGTTCACGATGGCCGGCAGGCGGTCCTCGACGAAGGGCTTGAAGCGTTTTTCAATGATGATGTCTGGCAGCACACTGTCTCGGGCTTGCTCCAGGCCAAGGATCAATTGCTCGCGAATCGCCTCGGGTTCCAGGAACGGGGTCTGCCAGAAGCTCTTTTCCACGCGATAACTGTTGACCAGCACCACGCGCGGCACGCCCATGCTGGCGATGGTCTGGAACACTCGACGGAGCATTTTCGGGCGAGGCAGGGCCAGTACCAGCGTGAGCGGCAATTTGGCCGGTGGTGGCTGGTCGAGGGTCACTTGCAGT
This genomic window contains:
- the mdoH gene encoding glucans biosynthesis glucosyltransferase MdoH, whose amino-acid sequence is MSNTPVQPESLREYLAHLPMTDEQRAELAGCTSFSDLHQRLSSSTFDAPTEAAQASVGRRLTLNTAEELQEAEMLAVDASGRVCLKATPPIRRTRVVPEPWRTNILVRGWRRLTGRTNPPKPPKDERVLPHARWRTVGSTRRYILLILMLGQTIVAGWYMKGIMPYQGWSFVDLEEVLHQPLLQTATQVLPYALQTSILILFGILFCWVSAGFWTALMGFLELLTGHDKYRISGASAGNEPIPKDARTALVMPICNEDVPRVFAGLRATFESVAATGDLDRFDFFVLSDSNETDICVAEQQAWLDVCREAGGFGKIFYRRRRRRVKRKSGNLDDFCRRWGSEYKYMVVLDADSVMSGTCLTSLVRLMEATPDAGIIQTAPRASGMDTLYARMQQFATRVYGPLFTAGLHFWQLGESHYWGHNAIIRMKPFIEHCALAPLPGKGAFAGAILSHDFVEAALMRRAGWGVWIAYDLPGSYEELPPNLLDELKRDRRWCHGNLMNFRLFLVKGMHPVHRAVFLTGVMSYLSAPLWFFFLVLSTALLAVNTLMEPQYFLEPRQLYPLWPQWHPEKAIALFSTTIVLLFLPKLLSIVLIWAKGAKEFGGKFKVTLSMLLEMLFSMLLAPVRMIFHTRFVLAAFLGWAATWNSPKRDDDSTPWSEAVKRHGPQTLLGFSWALLVIWLNPSFLWWLVPIVGSLMLSIPVSVISSRVGLGLKSRDESLFLIPEEYAPPQELVSTDQYTHENRWHALNDGFIRAVVDPQQNALAYALATSRHGQAEPIEWLRVERVRHALKVGPAGLNNGERLALLSDPVALSRLHEQVWSEAHPEWLAAWRESVKADPHAPLLPLQPLSAQPQLA
- a CDS encoding DUF6124 family protein, coding for MYKVTPNPPEPETDPKKLQEATDRALDLYLKPKQTKPEDERPGQLFTVVDGIDTESLLANLSETLASADAMVNDLAFDLEGSRRHVALGIQQLIELGGLLANRALDKVTTQP
- a CDS encoding methyl-accepting chemotaxis protein, which codes for MFRWLGHVGVNRKLGFGFGLVLFLTLMIAFTGWSGLGNVISRGDKLGYISSLNELSKDLRLARLDYYNARGENGPQEVNDLLGKLEAGLTSARQMIEQPDDVALIDKQLAAVAEYKSAFAEMASATVSREDARSKLGASADNAVARVTEVEKAMLQSGDIAQFNNVVSLSKAIQQARYQVRGYTYSGKSEAQQPALDAITDVLKLLARLPAQLPEEHATPLQQASDSMNAYRAAVSQFRDSQLDTAAALKRMTEQGEVLLESSKSLTVSQTAVRDHDAAQAKTILVSAAVLAMLFGVIAALVITRQIVGPLDQTLKVAERIAAGDLTHNLTSERRDELGQLQRSMQSMTVGLRQLIGGISEGVTQIASAAEQLSAVTEQTSAGVNSQKVETDQVATAMHEMTATVQEVARNAEEASEAAVAADQQAREGEKVVGEAIAQIERLALEVGNSTAAMGDLKRESDKIGSVLDVIKSVAQQTNLLALNAAIEAARAGEAGRGFAVVADEVRSLAQRTQKSTEEIEQLIVGLQSGTEQVATIMDNSRSLTDNSVELTRRAGGSLENITRTVSAIQSMNQQIAAAAEQQSAVAEEINRSVLNVRDVSEQTASSSEETAASSAELARLGVHLQTLVGRFRV
- a CDS encoding methyl-accepting chemotaxis protein, with product MFRWLDNVGVNRKLGFGFGLVLFLTLMIAFTGWTGLSNVIARGDTLGVIASLNDLTKDLRSARMDYDATRGEKGPGDINDLLGKLEPGLQTARQSIEQPADVAIIDKQLAAVAEYRVAVAELIRATASREDARSKLGANADNAVARVANVENAIRQSDNVAQFDSVVNLSKAIQQARYQVRGYTYSGKAEAEQPALDAIDNALKALGSLPAQLPDEHAADLQQANESFKSYRAAISQFHDAQTASAAAIKRMSDLGVVLREGSRNLTLSQTAVRDHDAVQADIFLISAAALALLFGVIAAMAITRQIVIPLEQTLKVAERVAAGDLTHNLSSERRDELGQLQRAMQSMTVGLRQLIGGIGEGVTQIASAAEQLSAVTEQTSAGVNSQKVETDQVATAMHEMTATVQEVARNAEEASEAAVAADQQAREGEKVVGEAIAQIERLSKEVSNSTEAMGHLKRESDKIGSVLDVIKSVAQQTNLLALNAAIEAARAGEAGRGFAVVADEVRSLAQRTQKSTEEIEQLILGLQSGTEQVATTLDNSRSLTDSSVELTRRAGGSLENITRTVSAIQSMNQQIAAAAEQQSAVAEEINRSVVNVRDVSEQTAASSEETAASSAELARLGVHLQTLVGRFKV
- a CDS encoding 16S rRNA (uracil(1498)-N(3))-methyltransferase, giving the protein MNLLLLEEADFIGPDRVVLSDRRLTHMQEVHRSAVGDSLRVGRIGGLMGTAQVLRLEAREAELQVTLDQPPPAKLPLTLVLALPRPKMLRRVFQTIASMGVPRVVLVNSYRVEKSFWQTPFLEPEAIREQLILGLEQARDSVLPDIIIEKRFKPFVEDRLPAIVNGTLGLVGHPGKHPPCPRALTEPVTLAIGPEGGWIPYEIDLLGKAGLQPVQLGERILRVETAVTALLARLF